One window of Papaver somniferum cultivar HN1 chromosome 9, ASM357369v1, whole genome shotgun sequence genomic DNA carries:
- the LOC113313984 gene encoding crocetin glucosyltransferase 3-like has translation MSTQQQQQQDGHIIMFPFMSHGHFTRFIALAKFISRRKPNTKITIVSTPLNVKHLQSTLQTSETNSNIGLAEIPFSSTDHGLPPNSESLDSLPPKLIPTFFYALETLKPSFDNFILETIRTEKLVPSCIIFDLFLGWVTDTAKRVGTFSFCFLDAAYGASMYFSICLHFPHRTNDDSNELIEEFHVPEFPDTCRLHLSQLIPMLRYSNKESAFGKFAQRQISLMLKSDGMLCNSVEEIDVVGLEILRNLMESKRVWTIGPLLPSYLLHGHQNKNNGSVVSHFRKEKEFGISPESCIEWLNHQKPSSVLYISFGSQFTISAPKMMELALGLEKSGKNFIWVLRPPSGFDSKSEFKSEWLPEGFVERMNETKKGLLVKKWAPQLEILCHRSTGVFLSHCGWNSVLESLSQGVPIIGWPLFAEQHYNSKMIQEEMGVCMELARGDEGELCSEDVKKVIEQVMDGSIGQDMKNKATVIAEKIGTAMREYTDEAGGHQKGSSIRSADEFFATVNSEKVADVEERAVG, from the coding sequence ATGTCaacccaacaacaacaacaacaagatggTCATATAATAATGTTTCCATTCATGTCTCATGGTCATTTCACGCGATTTATAGCCTTAGCAAAGTTTATCTCTCGAAGAAAACCCAACACTAAAATCACTATTGTTAGTACTCCTCTCAACGTCAAACACCTTCAATCAACCCTACAAACATCAGAAACCAACAGCAATATTGGTTTAGCTGAGATTCCTTTCTCTAGTACTGATCATGGCTTACCACCCAATTCTGAAAGCCTTGATTCTTTACCACCTAAGCTAATCCCAACATTCTTCTACGCATTAGAAACTCTAAAACCTTCATTCGACAATTTTATACTCGAAACCATAAGAACTGAAAAACTTGTCCCTAGTTGTATTATCTTTGATCTTTTCCTTGGTTGGGTTACAGATACTGCCAAACGTGTCGGCACGTTTAGTTTTTGTTTCCTTGATGCTGCGTATGGAGCGTCTATGTATTTCTCAATCTGTTTACATTTCCCACATCGTACAAATGATGATTCCAATGAGCTTATTGAAGAATTTCACGTACCTGAATTCCCTGATACGTGTCGATTACATTTATCTCAACTTATTCCGATGTTAAGATATTCAAACAAAGAATCCGCATTTGGTAAATTTGCTCAGAGACAGATTTCTCTTATGTTGAAATCGGATGGAATGCTTTGTAATTCTGTTGAAGAAATTGATGTTGTGGGTTTGGAAATTCTTAGAAATCTTATGGAGTCGAAACGAGTTTGGACTATCGGTcctttacttccttcatatttactaCACGGTCATCAAAATAAGAACAATGGGTCTGTTGTTTCACACTTTAGGAAAGAGAAAGAATTTGGGATTTCTCCAGAGAGTTGTATTGAATGGTTGAATCATCAAAAACCATCCTCAGTTCTATACATATCATTTGGTTCTCAATTTACAATTAGTGCTCCAAAAATGATGGAGTTAGCTCTGGGTTTGGAGAAGAGTGGCAAGAATTTTATATGGGTATTAAGGCCACCAAGTGGATTTGACAGTAAGTCTGAATTCAAATCGGAATGGTTGCCAGAAGGATTTGTTGAGAGAATGAATGAAACAAAAAAAGGGCTGCTGGTCAAAAAATGGGCTCCCCAGTTGGAGATATTATGTCATAGATCAACAGGGGTATTTCTTAGTCATTGCGGATGGAATTCAGTCTTAGAGAGTTTGAGTCAAGGGGTACCCATAATTGGATGGCCCTTATTTGCAGAGCAACATTATAATTCAAAGATGATCCAAGAAGAAATGGGGGTTTGTATGGAATTGGCTAGAGGAGATGAAGGCGAGCTATGCAGTGAAGATGTGAAGAAAGTAATTGAACAAGTAATGGACGGTAGTATAGGACAAGATATGAAGAACAAGGCAACCGTAATTGCAGAGAAAATTGGAACTGCAATGAGAGAATATACAGATGAAGCAGGTGGTCATCAGAAAGGGTCTTCTATTAGATCAGCTGATGAGTTTTTTGCAACTGTAAATTCTGAAAAAGTAGCTGATGTAGAAGAGCGTGCAGTAGGCTAA
- the LOC113311434 gene encoding protein ENHANCED PSEUDOMONAS SUSCEPTIBILTY 1-like — MSVAEVRRISTTKVRPASYIQKSTDNFKRIDLNPWDIVFLRQVYWQQGLLFAKSQQSFPGRKDEDEKTNNDVISNMISSLSHTLDHFSPLAGRLGIQNNEDDNTFSVYINCNFEGAEIIHATADISVKEIVAQTYVPASVIDPLFSLNGVRNYEGQSHPLLSIQITELLDGVFMGCSVNHSVVDGTTFWNFINLWSEISRSSDNHTPCPHPVFERWFIKDTDCPIRLPFSVADEFLAGMNICNTKDLVFKGHVEKCFHFTKENIAKLKARANSEIISVTKQNTAVISSLQAVLAHLWIAVLRARTIIDSTSDENEKTLFGFVTNNRSKLIPPLPEAYFGNSGSLVVITAKDDEVLQRGFGFLASLLNEVANSNNDGRIRSEFERMTKKPFIISDEAGITKKALRTRSSHRFNMYGNDFGWGRPIAMRTGIRGKSNGMTTVDEGPDEGSIDIGISLPIEVFEALENDAEFMEAFLF, encoded by the coding sequence ATGAGTGTTGCCGAAGTTCGTCGTATCTCTACAACAAAAGTAAGGCCGGCAAGTTACATCCAAAAATCTACCGATAACTTTAAGCGGATTGATTTAAATCCATGGGATATAGTATTTTTGCGGCAAGTATATTGGCAACAGGGTCTTCTCTTTGCTAAGTCACAACAATCATTTCCCGGGcgaaaagatgaagatgaaaagacaAACAATGATGTTATCAGTAACATGATTAGTTCTTTGTCACATACACTTGATCATTTCTCTCCTCTAGCTGGTCGTCTTGGCATCCAAAATAATGAAGATGATAACACGTTCTCGGTCTATATCAACTGCAACTTTGAGGGTGCAGAGATCATTCATGCCACTGCAGACATATCAGTGAAGGAAATCGTCGCTCAGACCTACGTTCCTGCAAGCGTAATAGATCCATTGTTTTCCCTCAATGGGGTAAGAAACTACGAAGGTCAGTCACATCCTTTACTCTCTATACAAATAACTGAACTTCTAGACGGTGTGTTCATGGGGTGTAGTGTAAACCATTCTGTTGTTGATGGTACAACATTTTGGAATTTTATTAATTTGTGGTCTGAGATTTCTAGATCTTCTGATAATCATACTCCTTGTCCTCATCCGGTCTTTGAGCGTTGGTTTATCAAGGATACAGATTGCCCCATCCGTCTTCCGTTCTCCGTGGCTGATGAATTTTTGGCAGGAATGAATATATGTAATACTAAAGATTTGGTGTTTAAGGGTCATGTAGAGAAATGTTTCCATTTTACTAAAGAAAACATTGCAAAATTAAAGGCTAGGGCGAATTCTGAAATAATTTCTGTAACAAAACAAAATACAGCAGTAATCTCTTCATTACAAGCTGTATTGGCTCACCTTTGGATAGCTGTATTACGTGCTAGAACTATCATAGATAGCACTTCTGACGAAAATGAAAAGACTTTGTTTGGATTTGTGACAAATAACAGAAGTAAGTTGATTCCACCCTTGCCAGAAGCTTACTTTGGTAACTCAGGATCCTTGGTAGTGATAACAGCAAAGGACGACGAGGTGCTCCAGAGGGGATTTGGGTTCCTAGCTTCATTACTGAATGAGGTTGCTAACTCTAATAATGATGGAAGGATTAGAAGTGAATTCGAAAGGATGACAAAGAAACCTTTTATCATAAGTGACGAGGCAGGAATTACAAAGAAGGCTCTACGAACGAGGAGTTCCCATAGATTCAACATGTATGGAAACGATTTTGGTTGGGGTCGACCTATTGCCATGAGAACCGGTATCCGTGGAAAATCAAATGGAATGACAACTGTGGATGAAGGACCAGATGAAGGAAGTATTGACATTGGTATCAGCCTTCCAATTGAGGTTTTTGAGGCTCTGGAAAATGATGCTGAATTCATGGAAGCCTTCTTATTTTAA